Proteins encoded in a region of the Nocardia asteroides genome:
- a CDS encoding ATP-grasp domain-containing protein codes for MLNKSVPVGFDTVLVANRGEIAVRVIRTLRALGIRSVAVYSDADADARHVHEADSAVRLGPAPARESYLAIDRVVAAAVRTGAQAVHPGYGFLSENAAFAAALAEAGIVFLGPPPRAIEVMGDKITAKNTVAAFGVPVVPGIATPGLTDDELIAAAAEVGYPVLVKPSAGGGGKGMRRVDDPARLPEALRSARREAAAAFGDDTLFLERFVTRPRHIEVQILADQFGNVLHLGERECSLQRRHQKVIEEAPSPLLDAATRARIGAAACNTARSVDYVGAGTVEFIVSADRPDEFFFMEMNTRLQVEHPVTELVTGIDLVESQVRVAAGQKLAVAQDDIRMVGHAIEARVYAEDPGRGFLPTGGTVLDLDEPQGPGVRVDSGLRIGTRVGSDYDPMLSKVIAHAGDRAAALAKLDRALADTVLLGVTSNIEFLRFLLADPDVAEGRLDTDLLDRRVADFHPAPVGDDEFVAAAAWHWLRRWPAAPRDPWEVPSGWRIGADAPTPIRLAGGERVEHVYLSGTPDNGAVRVGDGESLSLTASFTDSGDPYAGVLTLTRDGLRRTYRVAEQDGLLWVAGPSGIAGLREVAETNVRGGDEHVGDAEIRSPMPGSVIAIPVASGAAVAAGDPVVIVEAMKMEHSLTAPVAGTVELLVEPGVQVRLDQVLARVVAQAETNHAEQAEREGTPT; via the coding sequence ATGTTGAACAAATCCGTTCCCGTCGGATTCGACACCGTGCTCGTCGCCAACCGCGGTGAGATCGCGGTACGGGTGATCCGTACTCTGCGTGCCTTGGGCATTCGCTCGGTGGCCGTCTACAGCGACGCCGACGCCGACGCCCGCCACGTCCACGAAGCCGACTCGGCGGTGCGCCTGGGCCCGGCCCCCGCCCGGGAGAGCTACCTCGCCATCGACCGCGTGGTGGCCGCCGCCGTGCGCACCGGCGCGCAAGCGGTTCACCCCGGCTACGGTTTCCTCTCCGAGAACGCCGCCTTCGCCGCCGCGCTGGCCGAGGCGGGCATCGTCTTCCTCGGCCCACCGCCTCGCGCGATCGAGGTGATGGGCGACAAGATCACCGCGAAGAACACCGTGGCCGCGTTCGGCGTCCCGGTGGTGCCCGGCATCGCCACACCCGGTCTGACCGACGACGAGCTGATCGCCGCGGCCGCCGAAGTCGGGTATCCGGTGCTGGTCAAGCCGTCCGCGGGCGGTGGAGGCAAGGGCATGCGCCGGGTGGACGATCCGGCTCGGCTGCCGGAGGCGCTGCGCAGCGCCCGACGTGAAGCCGCCGCCGCGTTCGGCGACGACACGCTGTTCCTGGAACGCTTCGTCACCCGGCCGCGGCACATCGAGGTGCAGATCCTCGCCGACCAGTTCGGCAACGTGCTGCACCTGGGCGAGCGCGAGTGCAGCTTGCAGCGCCGCCACCAGAAGGTGATCGAGGAGGCCCCCTCGCCGCTGCTCGACGCCGCCACCAGGGCCAGAATCGGAGCCGCCGCCTGCAACACCGCGCGCAGCGTGGATTACGTGGGCGCGGGCACGGTGGAGTTCATCGTCTCCGCCGACCGCCCCGACGAGTTCTTCTTCATGGAGATGAACACCCGCTTGCAGGTGGAGCACCCCGTGACCGAGCTGGTCACCGGCATCGACCTGGTGGAAAGCCAGGTACGGGTGGCGGCGGGGCAGAAGCTGGCGGTGGCGCAGGACGACATCCGCATGGTCGGGCACGCGATCGAGGCCAGGGTGTACGCCGAGGATCCCGGGCGCGGATTCCTGCCTACCGGCGGCACGGTGCTCGACCTCGACGAGCCGCAGGGCCCCGGGGTGCGGGTCGATTCGGGCCTGCGGATCGGCACGCGCGTCGGCAGCGACTACGACCCGATGCTGTCGAAGGTCATCGCGCACGCCGGTGACCGCGCCGCCGCGCTCGCGAAACTCGACCGGGCGCTGGCCGACACGGTCCTGCTCGGCGTGACCAGCAATATCGAGTTCCTGCGCTTCCTGCTGGCCGACCCGGACGTGGCCGAGGGTCGGCTGGACACCGACCTGCTGGACCGGCGGGTGGCCGACTTCCATCCCGCCCCGGTCGGCGACGACGAGTTCGTCGCCGCGGCGGCCTGGCACTGGCTGCGCCGCTGGCCGGCCGCGCCGCGCGATCCCTGGGAAGTCCCGTCCGGCTGGCGGATCGGGGCCGACGCGCCCACACCGATCCGGCTCGCGGGCGGCGAGCGGGTCGAGCACGTCTACCTCTCCGGCACACCCGACAACGGCGCGGTGCGGGTCGGTGACGGCGAAAGTCTCTCGCTGACAGCCTCTTTCACCGATTCCGGCGATCCGTACGCGGGCGTGCTCACCCTCACCCGCGACGGCCTGCGCCGCACCTACCGGGTCGCAGAGCAGGACGGCCTGCTGTGGGTGGCCGGACCGTCGGGCATCGCGGGGTTGCGCGAAGTGGCCGAGACGAACGTGCGCGGCGGTGACGAACACGTCGGCGACGCCGAAATCCGCTCTCCCATGCCCGGTTCGGTGATCGCGATACCGGTCGCTTCCGGCGCCGCCGTCGCCGCGGGCGATCCGGTGGTCATCGTGGAGGCGATGAAGATGGAGCACTCGCTCACCGCGCCGGTCGCCGGAACCGTCGAACTGCTGGTCGAGCCCGGCGTCCAGGTGCGCCTCGACCAAGTGCTGGCGCGCGTCGTCGCGCAGGCCGAAACGAACCACGCCGAACAGGCCGAACGAGAAGGAACCCCCACATGA
- a CDS encoding methylcrotonoyl-CoA carboxylase, whose translation MTVTEEAVDNRAAHAALVDDLRARLAAASLGGPAKARDRHVARGKLLPRQRVDRLLDPGSPFLELSPLAATGMYGDESPGAGIITGIGRVSGRECVIVANDATVKGGTYYPMTVKKHLRAQEIALQNRLPCVYLVDSGGAYLPHQDEVFPDREHFGRIFFNQATMSAKGIPQIAAVLGSCTAGGAYVPAMSDEAVIVRNQGTIFLGGPPLVKAATGEVVTAEELGGGELHSRTSGVTDHLAEDDQDALRIVRRIVATLAPRTPVPWEVRPTIAPAAPQSELYDVVPVDLRTPYDVREVIHRLVDGTPDGESGFHEFKAEYGKTLVTGFAHIHGHPVGIVANNGVLFSESAMKGAHFIELCDKRSIPLLFLQNITGFMVGRDYEAGGIAKHGAKMVTAVACARVPKLTVVIGGSYGAGNYSMCGRAYSPRFLWMWPNARISVMGGEQAASVLSTVRGDQLDSSGQPWSGPGGSREGSVAAEEAFKASIREQYESQGNPYYSTARLWDDGVIDPADTRTVLGLALSVCAQAPLEPVSYGVFRM comes from the coding sequence ATGACCGTTACCGAAGAGGCCGTCGACAATCGCGCCGCGCACGCGGCGCTGGTCGACGACCTGCGCGCCCGGCTGGCCGCCGCGTCGCTCGGCGGGCCCGCGAAGGCGCGCGATCGCCACGTCGCGCGCGGCAAGCTGCTGCCCAGGCAGCGGGTGGACCGGCTGCTGGATCCGGGCAGCCCGTTTCTCGAGCTCTCCCCGCTGGCCGCGACCGGGATGTACGGCGACGAGTCCCCCGGCGCCGGGATCATCACCGGGATCGGCCGGGTGTCCGGGCGCGAATGCGTGATCGTGGCCAACGACGCGACGGTCAAGGGCGGCACCTATTACCCCATGACGGTGAAGAAGCATCTGCGCGCGCAGGAGATCGCGTTGCAGAACCGGTTGCCGTGCGTGTATCTGGTCGACTCCGGCGGTGCGTACCTGCCTCACCAGGACGAGGTCTTCCCCGACCGGGAGCATTTCGGGCGCATCTTCTTCAATCAGGCGACCATGAGCGCCAAGGGAATTCCGCAGATCGCCGCGGTACTCGGCTCCTGCACCGCCGGAGGCGCCTACGTGCCCGCGATGAGCGACGAGGCCGTGATCGTGCGCAATCAGGGCACCATCTTCCTCGGTGGGCCGCCGCTGGTGAAGGCCGCGACCGGGGAGGTGGTCACGGCCGAGGAGCTCGGCGGCGGTGAGCTGCACTCGCGCACCTCCGGCGTCACCGACCATCTCGCCGAGGACGACCAGGACGCGCTGCGCATCGTGCGCCGCATCGTGGCCACCCTCGCACCGCGCACGCCCGTCCCGTGGGAGGTGCGGCCCACCATCGCACCCGCCGCGCCACAGTCGGAGCTCTACGACGTGGTGCCGGTCGACCTGCGCACCCCCTACGACGTGCGTGAGGTGATCCATCGCCTGGTCGACGGAACTCCCGACGGCGAGAGCGGCTTCCACGAGTTCAAGGCCGAATACGGCAAGACCCTGGTCACCGGATTCGCGCACATCCACGGGCATCCGGTGGGCATCGTCGCGAACAACGGCGTGCTGTTCAGCGAATCCGCCATGAAGGGCGCCCATTTCATCGAGCTGTGCGACAAACGCAGCATCCCGCTGCTGTTCCTGCAGAACATCACCGGCTTCATGGTCGGCCGCGACTACGAGGCGGGCGGTATCGCCAAGCACGGCGCGAAGATGGTCACCGCGGTGGCCTGCGCGCGCGTGCCGAAGCTCACCGTGGTGATTGGCGGCTCCTACGGCGCGGGCAACTATTCGATGTGCGGGCGCGCGTATTCCCCGCGGTTTCTGTGGATGTGGCCGAACGCCCGGATCTCGGTGATGGGCGGCGAGCAGGCGGCGTCGGTGCTGTCGACGGTGCGCGGCGACCAGCTCGACAGCAGCGGGCAGCCTTGGTCAGGCCCGGGCGGGAGTAGGGAGGGATCAGTCGCAGCCGAGGAGGCGTTCAAGGCCTCGATCCGGGAACAGTACGAAAGCCAGGGCAACCCCTACTACTCGACCGCCCGGTTGTGGGACGACGGCGTCATAGATCCGGCAGACACCAGAACCGTTTTGGGACTGGCTCTTTCGGTATGTGCGCAAGCCCCGCTCGAACCGGTCTCCTACGGCGTTTTCCGGATGTGA
- a CDS encoding TetR/AcrR family transcriptional regulator: MTSAESVAPTRREQLKAQRRTQLLEAGARLIADRGFLGMRLDDLGAAVGISGPAVYRHFPNKEALLVELLVGVSQRLLDGGKAVVAGTNSAEQALAGLVDHHLDFALGEPELIRIQDRDLDNVPAPARREIRRTQRQYVEIWVGVLRELHPELPEETARVQAHAVFGLINSTPHSASDATAARARPVLRRMALTALG, translated from the coding sequence GTGACCAGTGCCGAATCCGTCGCGCCCACTCGCCGTGAGCAACTGAAGGCGCAACGCAGGACGCAACTGCTGGAAGCCGGGGCGCGGTTGATCGCCGATCGCGGCTTCCTCGGCATGCGCTTGGACGACTTGGGGGCCGCTGTCGGCATCAGCGGTCCGGCGGTCTACCGGCACTTCCCGAACAAAGAAGCGCTGTTGGTCGAGTTGCTGGTCGGGGTGAGTCAGCGCCTGCTCGACGGCGGCAAGGCGGTGGTGGCGGGCACGAATTCCGCCGAGCAGGCGCTGGCCGGGCTGGTCGATCACCACTTGGACTTCGCGCTCGGCGAACCGGAGCTGATCCGCATCCAGGACCGGGACCTGGACAATGTGCCCGCCCCGGCCCGCCGCGAGATCCGCCGCACCCAGCGCCAGTACGTGGAGATCTGGGTGGGCGTGCTGCGCGAGCTGCATCCGGAACTACCCGAGGAGACGGCGCGGGTGCAGGCCCACGCCGTCTTCGGCCTGATCAACTCCACCCCGCACAGCGCGAGCGACGCGACCGCCGCCAGGGCCAGGCCGGTGCTGCGCAGGATGGCGCTGACGGCGCTGGGGTGA
- a CDS encoding 3-hydroxybutyrate dehydrogenase: protein MSDLTGRGALVTGGASGIGAACARALAARGATVTVADVDEAGAKAMAGELGGKSWAVDLLDVTSLEELELDIDILVNNAGVQHISPIEDFAPQRFRDLLTLMVEAPFLLVRAALPHMYRQGWGRIVNISSVHGLRASEFKVAYVTAKHGLEGLSKVTALEGGPHGVTSNCVNPGYVRTPLVDKQIADQAKAHGVPEQEVVEKILLTESAIKRLVEPEEVASLVSWLASPEAGMVTGAAYTMDGGWSAR, encoded by the coding sequence ATGAGTGATCTGACGGGGCGCGGCGCTCTGGTCACCGGCGGCGCGAGCGGTATCGGCGCGGCGTGCGCCCGTGCGCTCGCGGCGCGGGGAGCCACGGTGACGGTGGCCGACGTCGACGAAGCCGGCGCGAAGGCGATGGCCGGGGAACTCGGCGGCAAGTCATGGGCGGTCGATCTGCTCGACGTGACGTCGCTGGAGGAGCTGGAACTCGACATCGACATCCTGGTGAACAACGCCGGGGTGCAGCACATCAGCCCGATCGAAGACTTCGCGCCGCAGCGTTTCCGAGATCTGCTCACGCTGATGGTCGAGGCGCCGTTCCTGCTGGTGCGCGCCGCTCTGCCGCACATGTACCGGCAGGGCTGGGGGCGAATCGTCAACATCTCCTCGGTGCACGGCCTGCGCGCCTCCGAATTCAAGGTCGCCTACGTCACGGCCAAACACGGGCTGGAGGGGTTGTCGAAGGTCACCGCACTGGAGGGCGGACCGCACGGGGTGACGAGCAACTGCGTCAACCCCGGCTATGTGCGAACACCGTTGGTGGACAAGCAGATCGCCGACCAGGCCAAGGCGCACGGCGTGCCCGAACAGGAGGTGGTGGAGAAGATCCTGCTCACCGAGAGCGCGATCAAACGCCTCGTCGAGCCGGAGGAGGTCGCCTCGCTGGTGAGCTGGCTCGCGTCGCCGGAGGCGGGCATGGTCACCGGCGCGGCATACACGATGGACGGGGGGTGGAGCGCGCGATGA
- a CDS encoding MHS family MFS transporter → MREHSAGATPAKDAEGTTSGLRRVVAASMAGTVVEWYEFFLYGTAATLVFSKVFFAKGTSDLDAILAAFVTYAVGFAARPLGGVVFGHFGDKYGRKKLLQFSLILVGSATFLMGCLPTFGQIGYWAPALLVALRFIQGFAVGGEWGGAVLLVAEHSPSRSRGFWASWPQAGVPAGNLLATVVLLVLTSTLSDESFLGWGWRVAFWLSAVVVLIGYYIRTKITDAPIFVAAQQEAEQIKATSLSVVEVLRRYPRGVLTAMGLRFGENVMYYLVVTFTITYLKVQVHADTEVILWWLLAAHAVHFVTIPLVGRLSDRFGRKPVYLVGALTAGTWGFFAFPMMDSGHNVVIMSAIIIGLVFHAFMYAGQPAIMAEMFPTRMRYSGVSLGYQVTSIVAGSLAPIIAVRLLNTYHSAVPIAWYLAGAAAVSAIAVLVAKETKGLSLESIDHADAASLGARTEVTVR, encoded by the coding sequence ATGAGGGAGCACAGCGCCGGAGCGACACCGGCGAAGGACGCGGAGGGCACGACCAGCGGCCTGCGCCGCGTGGTGGCCGCGTCGATGGCGGGCACGGTCGTGGAGTGGTACGAGTTCTTCCTCTACGGCACCGCCGCCACGCTGGTGTTCAGTAAGGTGTTCTTCGCCAAGGGCACCAGCGATCTGGACGCCATCCTCGCCGCGTTCGTGACCTACGCGGTCGGTTTCGCGGCGCGCCCGCTCGGCGGCGTGGTCTTCGGACATTTCGGCGACAAGTACGGCCGCAAGAAGCTGCTGCAATTCAGCCTGATCCTGGTGGGCAGCGCGACGTTCCTGATGGGCTGCCTGCCCACCTTCGGACAGATCGGCTACTGGGCGCCCGCGCTGCTGGTGGCGCTGCGCTTCATCCAGGGTTTCGCGGTCGGCGGGGAATGGGGCGGCGCGGTGCTGCTGGTCGCCGAGCACAGTCCCAGTCGCAGCCGGGGATTCTGGGCGAGCTGGCCACAAGCGGGCGTCCCTGCTGGCAACCTGCTGGCGACGGTCGTGCTGTTGGTCCTCACCTCCACGTTGTCGGACGAGTCGTTCCTCGGCTGGGGCTGGCGAGTGGCGTTCTGGTTGTCGGCGGTGGTGGTGCTGATCGGCTACTACATCCGCACCAAGATCACCGACGCGCCGATCTTCGTCGCGGCGCAGCAGGAAGCCGAGCAGATCAAGGCGACGTCGCTGAGCGTGGTCGAGGTGCTGCGCCGCTACCCGCGCGGCGTACTCACCGCGATGGGACTGCGTTTCGGCGAGAACGTCATGTACTACCTGGTGGTCACGTTCACGATCACCTATCTGAAGGTGCAGGTGCACGCCGACACCGAGGTGATCCTGTGGTGGCTGCTGGCCGCGCACGCGGTGCACTTCGTGACGATTCCGCTGGTGGGCCGGCTGTCCGACCGCTTCGGCCGCAAACCGGTCTACCTGGTCGGCGCGCTGACCGCGGGCACCTGGGGCTTCTTCGCCTTCCCCATGATGGACAGCGGCCACAACGTGGTCATCATGTCCGCCATCATCATCGGCCTGGTCTTCCACGCCTTCATGTACGCCGGGCAGCCCGCGATCATGGCCGAGATGTTCCCCACCCGGATGCGCTATTCCGGTGTGTCCCTCGGCTACCAGGTGACCTCGATCGTGGCCGGTTCGCTGGCGCCGATCATCGCCGTCCGGCTGCTGAACACCTACCACTCCGCGGTGCCGATCGCCTGGTATCTGGCGGGCGCGGCGGCGGTGAGCGCGATCGCCGTGCTCGTCGCGAAAGAGACGAAGGGGCTGTCCTTGGAGAGCATCGATCACGCCGACGCCGCGAGCCTGGGCGCGCGCACCGAGGTGACCGTGCGATGA
- a CDS encoding cytosine permease codes for MATAPAASAKTSEWSVERKGAEWVTDEERRGKPRAQFWPWAGTSCNVLLVSFGPYVMALGLDWHLAALAAAAGAVLSFLLLALVSLAGQRGGAATMVAGRAAFGFHGNKVPTLISYLALVGWETFSAVLATLAARTVAHRLDPEMDTRPLMVVTLCLVVLASTVVGIYGCHVILRIQKWFALVFTALSVVYCVLTLPEISFATHGRASFGAFTGGIMLTASLLGLSWVNCAADYTRYLPRETGRGALVGWITFGGTAPAVVLMGFGTLLAAGDPEVAARAATDPISALSAHLPTWFLVPYLILALVGFVSGSIIGLYSSGLALQTLGVRMPRHYTVLIDAVLIAGAGGYVVFAAPGFFAPFQAFLTTTAVVMAAWSGIFVVDLWQRRHIGYDRTALFSPVGAYGRVNRAGVGCLTVATLVGFGLITSPDPHIGPLLGYLFTPAARAGGLGSSNLGIFVALVLATAGYAALHRVRPSAPQNTTEEIENRDTNLIGVTT; via the coding sequence ATGGCAACAGCTCCAGCGGCTTCAGCGAAAACTTCGGAATGGTCCGTCGAGCGCAAAGGCGCCGAATGGGTCACCGATGAGGAGCGTCGAGGTAAACCGCGCGCGCAGTTCTGGCCGTGGGCGGGCACCAGTTGCAACGTGCTGCTGGTGTCGTTCGGTCCGTATGTCATGGCATTGGGCCTCGACTGGCACCTGGCGGCGCTGGCGGCGGCGGCCGGTGCGGTGCTGTCGTTCCTGCTGCTCGCTCTGGTGTCACTGGCCGGGCAGCGAGGCGGGGCGGCGACCATGGTGGCCGGCCGCGCGGCATTCGGATTTCACGGCAACAAGGTCCCGACCTTGATCAGTTATCTGGCGCTGGTGGGGTGGGAGACCTTCTCGGCGGTCCTGGCGACCCTCGCGGCCCGCACCGTTGCCCATCGGCTCGACCCGGAGATGGATACCAGACCGCTCATGGTCGTCACACTCTGCCTCGTCGTCCTGGCCAGCACGGTGGTCGGCATCTACGGCTGCCACGTGATCCTGCGGATCCAGAAGTGGTTCGCCCTGGTATTCACCGCGCTGTCGGTGGTCTACTGCGTGCTGACGCTGCCCGAGATCTCGTTCGCGACCCACGGCCGGGCCAGTTTCGGCGCGTTCACGGGCGGGATCATGTTGACCGCCAGTCTGCTGGGCCTGAGCTGGGTGAACTGCGCGGCCGACTACACCCGCTATCTGCCACGCGAGACCGGTAGAGGTGCGCTGGTGGGATGGATCACCTTCGGCGGCACCGCGCCCGCCGTCGTGTTGATGGGATTCGGGACGCTGCTGGCTGCCGGTGATCCGGAGGTCGCGGCCAGAGCCGCGACCGATCCGATCAGCGCCTTGTCGGCCCATCTGCCCACCTGGTTCTTGGTGCCGTATCTGATCCTGGCGTTGGTGGGTTTCGTGTCCGGCTCCATCATCGGCCTGTACTCCTCGGGCCTGGCGTTGCAGACCTTGGGCGTGCGGATGCCGAGGCACTACACCGTGCTCATCGACGCGGTGCTGATCGCGGGCGCCGGTGGCTATGTCGTCTTCGCCGCTCCGGGCTTCTTCGCCCCGTTCCAGGCATTCCTGACCACGACGGCGGTGGTGATGGCCGCCTGGTCCGGAATCTTCGTCGTCGACCTGTGGCAGCGACGCCACATCGGCTACGACCGGACGGCCCTGTTCAGCCCGGTCGGCGCTTACGGCAGGGTGAACCGTGCCGGGGTCGGCTGCCTGACCGTCGCGACCCTCGTCGGGTTCGGCTTGATCACCTCGCCCGATCCGCACATCGGCCCGCTGCTCGGATATCTGTTCACTCCAGCCGCCCGCGCCGGCGGCTTGGGCAGCAGCAATCTCGGCATATTCGTCGCGCTGGTCCTCGCGACCGCGGGCTACGCGGCCCTGCACAGAGTACGCCCATCCGCCCCGCAGAACACGACCGAAGAGATCGAGAACCGTGATACGAACCTGATCGGGGTCACCACGTAG